The genomic DNA ATAGTGTCGAAATAGTGACAGCTTCTTAGATTTTCCTGCACTAATAtccactgatttcttttttatcataaatggaggGAAATATGACTTTAAGGCTATGGAAGTCATTAAtcttaattcatattttattcatattcaaGTGAATACTGTACTTAAAGGTTGTTTAAAATAGCATAAGGATtacaatagaaaataaactatTCTGTGTGTTTTCAAGAAGGGCACACTTATGAATTTGTTGGAAAACAACAGTGCTTCTTAATTATATACCATTATATTTATTAGTTATGTGCAAGCCTTGTTGTATATTAAATGTGAAAATTTGTTAAAGGCACATATTGCTAAGAGAGTTTTACTTTTATAAGGTCATATTGTTTTTACTATGTTTAAACAACCTTCATTTCTAAATGGAACACATAATTATATCTAGGTCACTAGAATTTTACTCCGAGCTTTTTGTCGGCTGCCAcaccttggggaaaaaaagagataaaaattaatGACTGTCTAGTTGAATTTCTTGTAGTACATTACTGTTTGTTACATATATCAACAGTAGTTCAAGGTGGCACTTTAAATTAATTGCATCttcattaggaaaaataaaaagcataagaCTGTGAAGAAACACCTAAATGGTAAGATGACATTATAGTCTTTCAATATTATATCAGTTACATAAGCAGCGTGTTAAATGATTTATGCACGTTATTTAATACTAACGACAACTGTATAACGCGTAGATATCATTCCCAATTAACAGATAGGAAAATTGAGAATTGGAGACACTGAATAACTTGAACAAGACCACCAGGCCAGTATGCGGCCGGATCAGATTTTAGACCTTGAGAAACTAGTCAGTCAAGCTAACTGGAGGTCCTAGGGCAGAAGGCCGGGGCGGCCCGCTACTAATTGCTAAAGTTTAATTCAGTTTATCCTAGAGACAGCCCTTGCCCCGAGACAGGGACCGCCTAGCGGCCCTATTTAAAGTCACAGTAGATTTAGGCCCCGCCTCCCCGCCGGGCGCGCGTACTTCCTCCTGCCGCCGTTCGACGTCTCTTCGCCCCGCTCCGCCCCTGCTCGGTTGCCTTCGCACCGCCTTCACTCGCCTGCGACCGCGTCGCCGCGAGTGACGTCACGGACCTCGGCTCTTTTCATTGGTCCATTTCAATAGTCGCGGGATACTTGAACTGCATGAACAGCCGCCGCTCCGGCGGGCTGCTCGCTTCATTTCGGGGGCGTCTTTGGCCCTCCACGTCCTGCAGTGCCTGCCTCCGCCTTTCGCAACCTCCTCGGTCCTACACGATCCCGAGCGGGCCAGCGGGTGGGTAGGCTGGCCCGAGCTGCGGCGGGCGGGTACAGCTGGAGTGTACCTAGGCTGATCGGCGGGACGCAGTGCACGCTGCTTGGCGCCGCAGGCTGATCCCGCCGCGCCCCCGGGAGCAGTGATGTTGGGCAGCTCCGCGCCCGGGCCTGCGGCCCGCGAGGCAGGCTCGGCGCTGTTAACATTGCAGCAGACGGCGCTCCAGGAGGACCAGGAGAACATCAACCCCGAGAAGGCGGCGCCCACCCAGCAGTCCCGGACCCGCGCTGGGCTGGCGGTACTGAAGGCCGGGAACTCGCGGGGACCAGCGCCGCAGCAGAGGCCTAAGACGCGACGGGTAAAGCAGTGAGCCGTATCTGCAGGAGGGTGGGCCGAGCGGGAGTTTTGCAGGGGTTTAGCCGGCAGAGGAGAGTGGCGAGAAAGCATCCCCTGGCCTTTTCGCGGGAAGCCAGGATCTGGAGTCCCTTGATCCCTGGTTTTCTGGAGTGTAGGATGCCACATTACTCCCATTAGTTTCTCCCATTACTCTCCCTGCCAGCACTCTGCGTTTGTGCTGCCTGTCCGCTCTCCTCCATTGGGAGTATTTTTCTATAGATAACGAAGTCAAACCAAGCCGTACAACATGAGTATGGCCTTTGCCCGCCTCCACgcctttctctctgcttttaagcCCCAGGCACTGCTCGGActtccttcaccctccccatatgGTTAAGAGATTACCTCTGCTTTAGGAAAGGGTATAAAAAATACTTTGCTTTTGGTCAATTCCGCCATCTTACCGAATTTGCTCTGTTGCTCCACCCTGGGGCGAAAGAGGTAAACCACTTTTTTGCCATCTCTCCTAAATTTGGCATTTTTCGCCCTGCCACTCCACCCATCTCGTGGCCTTGATTAGTTTTGCCCAATTCCACTTAATCTGACTCTAAAACCCTTGCAGGAATGCCTGTGACAAATTGGAACATCCCTTCTTTCTCCGACTGACTACTCAAATTTCCTTGTCTGGATTTTCCCCCCTAAAGTTTAATTTTCCTGATAGAGTAATTGGGAGTAAATGCAGTATAAGGGGATGAAAGCAGAACAAAATTCCACTTAATAGGCTCAAagccagttatttattttttaggttgCACCTCTTAAGGATCTTCCTATAAATGATGAGCATGTCACCGTTCCTACCTGGAAAGCAAACAGTCAACAACCTGCATTTACCATTCATGTGGATGAAGCAGAAGAAGAGACTCAAAAGAGGCCAGTTGAATCTAAAAAACCAGAAAGTGAAGATGTTTTGGCTTTTAATTCAGCTGTTACTTTACCAGGACCGAGAAAACCACTGGCACCTCTTGATTACCCAATGGATGGTAGTTTTGgtaagttttaaagaaaatttgtatCAAATCAATGTAATCATACCATTTGATTACATCATCATTTGATTACATCATTACACCATTTGATTACATCAAATCAATGTAATCATAATTATTGAATAGACTGGATTAATgaaattttgcttttcaaaacatTATCTTACCTGATCCTTAACTACATTATGAGTTAGGTTTAATGTAACAAGTTTAGAAAGGGTGTGACTTATCTCAGGCCTCACAGCTAATCCAAGACCCAGTGACCTACAAAAGGATCCTAATCCTGTGCTCCTTCTGGTACACTGCTAATCACATCAATTTCATTAGATCTCAGACTTATTTTAATCTGACCCTGGAAATGTTTGCTTGATTGGGAGAATATATTTCAGTTGTGTTAAGACTCACTTTGTACATACCATTCTCAAATAGAGTGCTATTTGAGAATGCAGCTTTAAATACTGAGATAGCCAACGTCTCTTCCACCTTTAAAACTTTGTTTCTGTAAAATCAGTCTGAGTGATTGTCTGATACCAGAGAGGGACATTGTCCTCCTGTGAGTCAGAGTAGCTGCTATAGACAACTCTGACTACAGTTTGTGCTGCTTCTTTACCATCAGGCTATCGAGTCACTGGACAGCTCACTAAATTCAATCTCAGCTTTAGTTCTGTAGATGAGAGGTATAGCAGCGAAGTcctatggaaataaaataattggtgtatttttatttaaaatctgcaACAAATTTTAAACTCAAACCTTGAAGTAAAAAGAATGGATATTTTTGCCTTCAAAGATAatttaaatttaccaaaaaagaaTCACCCACTGATATTAGTGTTAATGTGTTTGAACTGCCCATAAGAAATCTGAGTTTCTCTTTAGCACACTTGTTAGCCCTACTCCTAGTTATTGCCTGGATTGTGCTTTGAATGTTAGACTTAGGGGTCTGCAAACTCTCTTTTGACAAATCCTAGATATCTCCAAACTTGGATTTTAACTTTGTCCTAGCAAAACCAGTGTACTCCTGTCATGGGAGATGAAGATACTTCAATACCTGCTCCTCTAACTCATTTTCCTGTTAATGGTTTGTCAGTACTTTTTCTTGTTAATTAAAATCATTCCAAAACTAAGTGGACATAGGTACTAAAATCAGAGTTAAATCTTCTATGTACTTTGTCATAACAAGCTCTTTTTAGTTGGATGAAATAAACACATTGGTAGTTTGGGACTCCTTACAAGGGCAATCACTTTTAGCTCTTAAGTCGAAAATGAAAAGTGAACTTCACTGTACTTTTGAATTCTCCCAGAGTCACCACATACTATGGATATGTCAATAGTACTGGAAGATGAAAAGCCAGTGAGTGTTAATGAAGTACCAGACTACCATGAGGACATTCACACATACCTTAGGGAAATGGAGGTAAAGGCTCTCTGAATCTACTTTTTACACTATTTGTTCACTGTGGTGAAAGGAAATTAAGAGGataatgtttttaagttttttaactGCCAGTGAATTACTCTAATGCTATACTTAAGTTTCTAGCATATAGGCAGCATCTGTTAATGGTAGAATGATCTAACTGCAGTTTTAACACTATACTAAGTAACCTTCTCAACAGGTTAAATGTAAGCCTAAAGTGGGTTACATGAAGAAACAGCCAGACATTACTAACAGTATGAGGGCTATCCTCGTGGACTGGTTAGTTGAAGTAGGAGAAGAATATAAACTACAGAATGAGACCCTGCATTTGGCTGTGAACTACATTGATAGGTTTCTTTCATCGATGTCTGTTTTGAGAGGA from Pseudorca crassidens isolate mPseCra1 chromosome 4, mPseCra1.hap1, whole genome shotgun sequence includes the following:
- the CCNA2 gene encoding cyclin-A2, with translation MLGSSAPGPAAREAGSALLTLQQTALQEDQENINPEKAAPTQQSRTRAGLAVLKAGNSRGPAPQQRPKTRRVAPLKDLPINDEHVTVPTWKANSQQPAFTIHVDEAEEETQKRPVESKKPESEDVLAFNSAVTLPGPRKPLAPLDYPMDGSFESPHTMDMSIVLEDEKPVSVNEVPDYHEDIHTYLREMEVKCKPKVGYMKKQPDITNSMRAILVDWLVEVGEEYKLQNETLHLAVNYIDRFLSSMSVLRGKLQLVGTAAMLLASKFEEIYPPEVAEFVYITDDTYTKKQVLRMEHLVLKVLAFDLAAPTINQFLTQYFLHQQSANCKVESLAMFLGELSLIDADPYLKYLPSVTAAAAFHLALYTVTGQSWPESLVQKTGYTLETLKPCLMDLHQTYLRAPRHAQQSIREKYKNSKYHGVSLLNPPETLNV